The following proteins come from a genomic window of Phacochoerus africanus isolate WHEZ1 chromosome 9, ROS_Pafr_v1, whole genome shotgun sequence:
- the C9H14orf132 gene encoding uncharacterized protein C14orf132 homolog — MDLSFMAAQLPMMGGAFMDSPNEDFSTEYSLFNSSNNVHAASNGQGQPEEPPRSSNDAVLLWIAIIATLGNIVVVGVVYAFTF, encoded by the exons ATGGACCTGTCCTTTATGGCCGCACAG CTGCCCATGATGGGAGGTGCCTTCATGGACTCGCCCAACGAGGACTTCAGCACTGAGTACTCCCTCTTCAACTCCTCCAACAACGTCCACGCCGCCTCCAACGGCCAGGGCCAGCCGGAGGAGCCCCCGCGGTCCTCCAACGACGCCGTCCTGCTCTGGATCGCCATCATAGCGACGCTGGGCAACAtcgtggtggtgggggtggtgtaTGCCTTCACCTTCTGA